The proteins below come from a single Streptomyces sp. B3I8 genomic window:
- a CDS encoding oxidoreductase, translating into MRSAWTADRIPDQHGRVAVVTGANSGLGLLTATELAGHGARVVLAVRDTAAGQAAAHRIGGDVEVRHLDLASLASVRAFAEKLSADHPVIDLLVNNAGLVLLGPRRTTADGFELHLGTNMLGHFALTGLLLDNLTAAPGARVVSLSSITHKNAHLDFDDLMCERNYKATEAYGRSKLATTAFGIELDRRLRAAGSSVLSVLAHPGLTRTNLTPRAWEHRGRLGQLIARGGLLVTQPVEQGVLPQLRVATDPEVRGGQFFGPGGPGEARGRMVEARLNREASDPAITRRLWETAERLTGVAYL; encoded by the coding sequence ATGAGAAGCGCATGGACCGCCGACCGCATTCCCGACCAGCACGGCAGGGTCGCCGTCGTGACCGGCGCCAACTCGGGCCTCGGCCTGCTCACCGCCACCGAGCTCGCCGGCCACGGTGCCCGTGTCGTCCTCGCCGTCCGCGACACGGCCGCCGGCCAGGCGGCTGCCCACAGGATCGGCGGCGACGTGGAGGTACGCCACCTCGATCTCGCCTCGCTCGCCTCGGTGCGCGCGTTCGCCGAGAAGCTGAGCGCCGACCACCCGGTGATCGACCTGCTGGTCAACAACGCCGGACTCGTGCTCCTCGGCCCACGCCGTACGACCGCCGACGGCTTCGAACTGCACCTGGGCACCAACATGCTGGGCCACTTCGCGCTCACCGGGCTGCTGCTCGACAACCTGACCGCGGCGCCCGGGGCCCGCGTGGTGAGCCTCAGCTCGATCACCCACAAGAACGCGCACCTCGACTTCGACGACCTGATGTGCGAACGGAACTACAAGGCCACCGAGGCGTACGGCCGGTCCAAGCTCGCCACCACGGCCTTCGGCATCGAACTCGACCGGCGGCTGCGGGCCGCCGGGTCGTCCGTCCTCAGCGTCCTGGCCCACCCCGGCCTGACCCGTACGAATCTGACGCCGCGCGCGTGGGAGCACCGGGGGCGACTCGGGCAGCTCATCGCCAGGGGCGGGCTGCTGGTCACGCAGCCGGTGGAGCAGGGGGTGCTGCCGCAGCTGCGGGTGGCGACGGACCCGGAAGTGCGCGGCGGGCAGTTCTTCGGGCCGGGCGGGCCGGGGGAGGCACGCGGGCGGATGGTCGAGGCCCGCCTCAACCGTGAGGCGAGCGATCCCGCGATCACCCGGCGCCTGTGGGAGACGGCGGAGCGGCTGACGGGGGTCGCCTACCTCTGA
- a CDS encoding OFA family MFS transporter, whose product MSPPVAPPGWSRWLVPPAALAIHLSIGQAYAWSVFKPPLEAALGLSGTQSALPFQLGIVMLGLSAAFGGTLVERNGPRWAMTVALICFSSGFLLSALGAATEQYWLIVFGYGFVGGIGLGIGYISPVSTLIKWFPDRPGMATGIAIMGFGGGALIASPWSAQMLDSFGTDSSGIALAFLVHGLSYAVFMTLGVLLVRVPRARIAVPSAGEAADAPPKETGAGAGAGVPDTAPRVSARDAVRTPQFWLLWVVLCTNVTAGIGILEKAAPMITDFFAGSSTPVSVSAAAGFVALLSAANMAGRIGWSTTSDLIGRKNIYRVYLGVGAVMYALIALFGDDSKPLFVLCAVVVLSFYGGGFATVPAYLKDLFGTYQVGAIHGRLLTAWSLAGVLGPLIVNWIADHQEDAGKHGAELYTLSFLIMIGLLAVGFVANELVRPVHPRHHVAAPGKEPADDRREQPAA is encoded by the coding sequence ATGAGCCCCCCTGTCGCACCCCCTGGCTGGAGCCGCTGGCTCGTTCCCCCGGCCGCCCTCGCCATCCACCTCTCCATCGGCCAGGCCTACGCCTGGAGCGTCTTCAAGCCGCCCCTCGAAGCGGCCCTGGGCCTCTCCGGCACCCAGAGCGCCCTGCCCTTCCAGCTCGGCATCGTGATGCTCGGCCTGTCCGCCGCCTTCGGCGGCACGCTCGTCGAACGCAACGGCCCCCGCTGGGCCATGACCGTCGCCCTGATCTGCTTCTCCTCCGGCTTCCTGCTCTCCGCCCTGGGCGCCGCCACCGAGCAGTACTGGCTGATCGTCTTCGGCTACGGCTTCGTCGGCGGCATCGGTCTCGGCATCGGGTACATCTCCCCGGTCTCCACCCTCATCAAGTGGTTCCCGGACCGTCCCGGCATGGCCACCGGCATCGCCATCATGGGCTTCGGCGGCGGCGCGCTGATCGCCTCGCCCTGGTCGGCGCAGATGCTGGACTCCTTCGGCACCGACAGCTCCGGCATCGCCCTCGCCTTCCTGGTGCACGGACTGTCGTACGCCGTCTTCATGACCCTCGGCGTCCTCCTCGTCCGCGTCCCGCGCGCCCGCATCGCCGTCCCGTCCGCGGGCGAGGCGGCCGACGCACCCCCGAAGGAGACCGGGGCCGGGGCCGGGGCCGGGGTACCGGACACCGCACCCCGGGTCTCCGCACGCGACGCCGTCCGCACCCCGCAGTTCTGGCTGCTGTGGGTGGTGCTCTGCACCAACGTGACCGCCGGCATCGGCATCCTGGAGAAGGCCGCGCCGATGATCACGGACTTCTTCGCGGGCTCGTCGACCCCCGTCTCCGTCTCCGCGGCGGCCGGCTTCGTCGCTCTGCTGTCCGCGGCCAACATGGCGGGCCGCATCGGCTGGTCCACCACCTCCGACCTGATCGGCCGCAAGAACATCTACCGCGTCTACCTCGGCGTCGGCGCCGTGATGTACGCGCTGATCGCCCTGTTCGGCGACGACTCCAAGCCGCTGTTCGTCCTGTGCGCGGTGGTCGTCCTCTCCTTCTACGGCGGCGGCTTCGCGACCGTCCCCGCCTATCTGAAGGACCTCTTCGGCACCTACCAGGTCGGCGCCATCCACGGCCGGCTGCTCACCGCCTGGTCCCTGGCCGGCGTGCTCGGCCCACTGATCGTGAACTGGATCGCCGACCATCAGGAGGACGCGGGCAAGCATGGCGCTGAGCTCTACACGCTGTCGTTCCTCATCATGATCGGACTGCTCGCCGTCGGCTTCGTCGCCAACGAACTCGTCCGCCCCGTCCACCCCCGTCACCACGTCGCCGCACCCGGCAAGGAGCCCGCCGATGACCGCCGAGAGCAGCCCGCCGCCTGA
- a CDS encoding beta-ketoacyl-ACP synthase III — translation MTQGSRLTAVGHYQPARILTNEDLAGMVDTGDEWIRSRVGIRTRHIAGPDEPVDELAAHAAAKALAAAGHGPETVDLVVVATSTAIDRSPNTAARVAARLGIPSPAAMDVNVVCAGFPHALATADHAVRAGAATRALVIGADKMSEVTDWTDRTTCVLVGDGAGAAVVEADVAGAVGADGRPGIGPVLWGSVPEMGHAVRIEGTPPRFAQEGQSVYRWATTRLPAIARQVCERSGITPAELAGVVLHQANLRIIEPLAEKLGAVNAVVARDVVESGNTSAASIPLALSKLVERGELTSGDPVLLFGFGGNLSYAGQVIRCP, via the coding sequence ATGACGCAGGGCTCACGCCTCACCGCTGTCGGTCATTACCAGCCCGCCAGGATCCTCACCAACGAGGACCTGGCGGGCATGGTCGACACCGGTGACGAGTGGATCCGCAGCCGGGTGGGCATCCGCACCCGGCACATCGCCGGCCCCGACGAGCCGGTCGACGAGCTCGCCGCCCACGCCGCCGCCAAGGCCCTCGCCGCGGCCGGGCACGGCCCCGAGACCGTCGACCTCGTCGTCGTCGCCACCTCCACGGCGATCGACCGGTCCCCGAACACCGCCGCCCGGGTCGCCGCCCGCCTCGGCATCCCCTCACCGGCCGCGATGGACGTCAACGTCGTCTGCGCCGGGTTCCCGCACGCCTTGGCCACCGCCGACCACGCCGTGCGCGCCGGCGCCGCCACCCGTGCGCTGGTCATCGGCGCCGACAAGATGTCCGAGGTGACGGACTGGACGGACCGTACGACCTGCGTGCTGGTCGGCGACGGGGCGGGCGCGGCCGTCGTCGAGGCCGACGTCGCAGGGGCTGTTGGGGCGGACGGGCGGCCCGGCATCGGGCCCGTGCTGTGGGGCTCGGTGCCGGAGATGGGGCACGCCGTGCGCATCGAGGGCACTCCGCCCCGCTTCGCCCAGGAGGGCCAGAGCGTCTACCGCTGGGCGACCACCCGCCTTCCGGCCATCGCCCGGCAGGTGTGCGAGCGCTCCGGCATCACCCCCGCGGAACTCGCCGGTGTCGTCCTGCACCAGGCCAACCTCCGCATCATCGAACCGCTCGCCGAGAAGCTCGGCGCGGTCAACGCCGTCGTCGCCCGGGACGTCGTCGAGTCCGGCAACACCTCGGCCGCCAGCATCCCGCTGGCCCTCTCCAAGCTCGTCGAGCGCGGCGAGCTGACCAGCGGCGACCCGGTCCTCCTCTTCGGCTTCGGCGGCA